One genomic region from Leifsonia poae encodes:
- a CDS encoding acyltransferase family protein, whose amino-acid sequence MTPTIISPPRSAPAPGRPPATAAARPVVAARRYAGLDGLRAFAVSVVLVYHLFPGVLPGGFIGVDVFFVISGFLITSLLLREHTGTGRIDLRRFWVRRARRLVPAIVVLVLVCSSAALLIGGDVLVGLGRQVLGAATFSANWLSIAAHASYFSQDSPELFRHLWSLAVEEQFYLLWPLVLVALALVRPWWARLAIVSTVAVASALAMALLYTPGGDPTRVYFGSDTHSFGLAAGAALAIIVARIRPVDLDAGESTLQVFVRRWLPGLGLLSLGGLLAAAIAMHDDAAFTYRGGLALVTVLSVLAIWAAVSSGSRLGRLLELRPLRYVGARSYGLYLWHWPVFILVCALVPDEHDPVMAPLVGIGSLAIAVAATLLSYRSIELPIRRHGMRGVVRYAAQRMRASSAGRARGIATAAATALLAAATVAAIALAPAATGAQTFIENGRAALQKPSAAPSAMPTHPLPAPTPHPVAAGPEISAFGDSVMLASAPALQESFPGIAVDAVVSRQMNAIPDLVRTADAAGALRRVVVVGLGTNGPISPDTLETLRRAVGPARQLVLVTVQAPRSWTPGVNATLGAFAAAHPEQVALEDWQAAIAPRLDLLADDQIHPGMSGGRVYAEALHAALVRLSEVAPAPVGHPWDRIDTGSR is encoded by the coding sequence ATGACCCCCACCATCATTTCTCCTCCTCGATCCGCGCCCGCCCCCGGCCGGCCGCCGGCGACCGCGGCCGCGCGCCCGGTGGTCGCCGCGCGCCGCTACGCCGGGCTCGACGGCCTGCGGGCGTTCGCCGTCTCGGTCGTTCTCGTCTACCACCTGTTCCCGGGCGTGCTGCCCGGCGGGTTCATCGGTGTCGATGTCTTCTTCGTCATCAGCGGCTTCCTCATCACCAGCCTTCTGCTCCGCGAGCACACCGGAACCGGCCGCATCGACCTGCGGCGGTTCTGGGTGCGGCGGGCGCGCAGGCTCGTGCCGGCCATCGTCGTGCTGGTGCTCGTCTGTTCGAGCGCCGCCCTCCTGATCGGCGGAGACGTGCTCGTCGGGCTCGGCCGCCAGGTGCTGGGCGCGGCGACGTTCAGCGCCAACTGGCTCTCGATCGCCGCCCACGCGAGCTATTTCAGTCAGGATTCGCCGGAACTGTTCCGCCACCTGTGGTCCCTCGCCGTCGAGGAGCAGTTCTACCTCCTCTGGCCGCTCGTTCTCGTAGCGCTCGCGCTGGTGCGACCGTGGTGGGCCCGGCTGGCGATCGTGAGCACTGTCGCAGTGGCTTCTGCCCTCGCGATGGCCCTCCTCTACACGCCGGGAGGCGACCCGACCCGCGTGTACTTCGGCTCGGACACGCACAGCTTCGGGCTCGCGGCGGGCGCCGCGCTCGCGATCATCGTCGCGCGCATCCGCCCCGTCGACCTGGATGCGGGCGAGAGCACCCTGCAGGTGTTCGTGCGCCGCTGGCTCCCCGGGCTCGGGCTGCTGTCGCTCGGCGGACTCCTCGCCGCGGCGATCGCGATGCACGACGACGCCGCGTTCACCTACCGAGGCGGTCTCGCGCTCGTCACCGTCCTCAGCGTTCTGGCGATCTGGGCAGCGGTCTCCTCCGGATCGCGGCTGGGTCGGCTGCTCGAGCTGCGTCCACTTCGTTACGTCGGCGCCCGGTCGTACGGCCTCTACCTCTGGCACTGGCCGGTCTTCATCCTGGTGTGCGCGTTGGTGCCCGATGAGCACGACCCGGTCATGGCACCCCTGGTCGGAATCGGTTCGCTCGCGATCGCGGTGGCGGCCACACTGTTGTCGTACCGGTCGATCGAGTTGCCCATCCGGCGGCACGGGATGCGCGGCGTAGTCCGGTACGCCGCCCAGCGGATGCGCGCCTCCTCCGCCGGGCGTGCGCGCGGAATCGCGACCGCGGCCGCGACCGCGCTCCTCGCCGCTGCCACGGTCGCCGCCATCGCGCTGGCCCCGGCCGCGACGGGCGCACAGACGTTCATCGAGAACGGCAGGGCGGCACTGCAGAAGCCGTCGGCCGCGCCCTCTGCCATGCCGACGCATCCTCTCCCGGCGCCCACGCCGCATCCCGTCGCCGCCGGGCCCGAGATCTCAGCATTCGGCGACTCTGTGATGCTCGCCTCCGCGCCGGCGCTGCAGGAGTCGTTTCCCGGCATCGCGGTGGACGCCGTCGTCTCCCGCCAGATGAACGCGATCCCCGACCTCGTTCGCACGGCCGATGCCGCCGGCGCCCTGCGCCGTGTCGTCGTCGTGGGGCTCGGAACGAACGGGCCGATCTCCCCCGACACGCTCGAAACCCTGCGCCGGGCCGTCGGGCCCGCCCGACAGCTGGTGCTGGTGACCGTGCAGGCCCCGCGCTCGTGGACACCCGGCGTCAACGCGACCCTCGGCGCCTTCGCCGCCGCGCATCCCGAGCAGGTCGCTCTCGAAGACTGGCAGGCGGCGATCGCACCGCGCCTCGACCTGCTCGCCGACGACCAGATCCACCCCGGGATGAGCGGCGGCCGCGTCTACGCGGAGGCACTGCACGCGGCGCTCGTGCGCCTCTCAGAGGTGGCGCCGGCACCCGTCGGCCACCCGTGGGACAGGATCGACACCGGATCCCGCTGA
- a CDS encoding GNAT family N-acetyltransferase, translated as MAETADDLKPVRERVASPQTYRPTHPLIAEWRAVTADDVDAVWRLQQAIDAADHPNYLSTRDEVAEHLGYSFVDLGKDSLLGLTADGRAVAVGLIVMPPLQETLVRSFLEGGVHPEFRERGIGRQLVEWSQRRALQQLAGSDKSLPAWMLAYADERAPQTARLLEHAGFRITRYFVALERALSEPVPSVEPAPGVRIVPFSESLSEATHAARTDSFRDHWGSQPMSGEQWRAWIGGTFRPDISFLAVVDGVDGEEVVGFVLCQVNEDDWAGQGFTGAYIGAVGTTRAWRGKRIAPALLARTLEACSALGWDRVTLDVDAENPSGAFGLYTRMGFTRSTLELCLVREF; from the coding sequence ATGGCCGAGACCGCAGACGACCTGAAGCCGGTGAGGGAACGGGTCGCGTCGCCCCAGACCTACCGCCCGACGCATCCCCTGATCGCTGAGTGGCGTGCTGTGACCGCCGACGATGTGGATGCGGTGTGGCGGCTGCAACAGGCCATCGACGCCGCCGACCACCCGAACTATCTGAGCACCCGCGACGAGGTGGCGGAGCACCTCGGGTACTCTTTCGTCGACCTCGGGAAGGATTCCCTGCTCGGACTCACAGCCGACGGGCGGGCTGTGGCGGTGGGTCTCATCGTCATGCCGCCGCTGCAGGAGACGCTGGTGCGTTCCTTTCTGGAGGGCGGCGTGCATCCCGAGTTCCGCGAGCGCGGGATCGGACGTCAACTCGTCGAATGGTCGCAGCGGCGCGCCCTGCAGCAACTCGCCGGGTCTGACAAGTCTCTCCCGGCCTGGATGCTGGCCTACGCGGACGAGCGCGCCCCGCAGACGGCGCGCCTGCTGGAGCACGCGGGCTTCCGGATCACCCGCTATTTCGTGGCACTGGAGCGGGCGCTGAGCGAGCCTGTGCCGTCGGTCGAGCCGGCCCCCGGCGTGCGCATCGTGCCCTTCAGCGAGTCGCTCTCGGAGGCGACGCACGCGGCCCGCACCGACTCGTTCCGGGATCACTGGGGAAGCCAGCCGATGAGCGGGGAGCAGTGGCGGGCCTGGATCGGCGGAACCTTCCGCCCGGACATCTCGTTCCTCGCCGTCGTGGATGGCGTGGACGGCGAGGAGGTCGTCGGTTTCGTCCTCTGCCAGGTGAACGAGGACGACTGGGCGGGTCAGGGGTTCACCGGCGCCTACATCGGCGCTGTGGGCACTACGCGCGCGTGGCGGGGCAAGCGGATCGCTCCGGCCTTGCTCGCTCGGACGCTCGAGGCGTGCTCAGCGCTCGGCTGGGACAGGGTGACCCTCGACGTCGATGCCGAGAACCCGTCCGGCGCGTTCGGACTCTACACGCGGATGGGCTTCACCCGCTCGACGTTGGAGCTCTGCCTGGTGCGCGAGTTCTGA
- the rplQ gene encoding 50S ribosomal protein L17 — MPKPTKGPRLGGGPAHERLMLANLAAALFTHKSIKTTETKAKRLRPIAERLITFAKRGDLHARRRVLATIHDKGVVHELFTEIAPLVAEREGGYTRITKLGFRKGDNASMVQIELVLEPVTPKVKSTKSSTKAAPVEEAPVEEAPVEEASVETEAAEAEVVEEATADAEVTEAEETTAEAETEKA, encoded by the coding sequence ATGCCTAAGCCCACCAAGGGCCCCCGCCTCGGAGGCGGTCCCGCCCACGAGCGCCTGATGCTCGCCAACCTGGCGGCTGCGTTGTTCACGCACAAGAGCATCAAGACCACCGAGACGAAGGCCAAGCGCCTGCGTCCGATCGCCGAGCGTCTGATCACGTTCGCGAAGCGCGGCGACCTGCACGCCCGTCGCCGGGTGCTCGCCACCATCCACGACAAGGGTGTGGTGCACGAGCTGTTCACCGAGATCGCCCCGCTCGTCGCGGAGCGCGAGGGTGGATACACCCGCATCACCAAGCTGGGCTTCCGCAAGGGCGACAACGCTTCGATGGTGCAGATCGAGCTCGTGCTCGAGCCGGTCACCCCGAAGGTGAAGTCGACCAAGTCGAGCACCAAGGCCGCTCCGGTCGAAGAGGCTCCGGTCGAAGAGGCTCCGGTCGAGGAGGCGTCGGTCGAGACCGAGGCCGCCGAGGCCGAGGTCGTCGAGGAGGCCACGGCTGACGCCGAGGTCACCGAGGCCGAGGAGACCACCGCCGAGGCGGAGACCGAGAAGGCGTAA
- a CDS encoding DNA-directed RNA polymerase subunit alpha, giving the protein MLIAQRPTLAEENISEFRSRFVIEPLEPGFGYTLGNSLRRTLLSSIPGAAVTSIRIDGVLHEFSTVPGVKEDVTEIILNIKGLVVSSEHDEPITAYLRKTGSGQVTAADISAPAGVEIHNPELVIATLNDKAKFEVELTIERGRGYVSATQNRNEYSEAGQIPIDSIYSPVLKVTYRVEATRAGERTDFDRLVVDVETKPAISPRDAIASAGRTLTELFGLARELNTAAEGIEIGPAPVDAVLSSELSMPIEDLDLSVRSYNCLKREGINTVSELVSLSETQLMNIRNFGQKSVDEVKDKLTEMGLSLKDSVPGFDGAHFYSGYEEDETTI; this is encoded by the coding sequence GTGCTCATTGCACAGCGTCCTACGCTCGCCGAAGAGAACATTTCCGAGTTCCGTTCACGGTTCGTGATCGAGCCCCTCGAGCCGGGCTTCGGTTACACGCTCGGCAACTCCCTTCGTCGCACGCTCCTCTCCTCGATCCCCGGCGCCGCCGTGACGAGCATCCGCATCGACGGTGTTCTGCACGAGTTCAGCACCGTTCCGGGTGTCAAGGAAGACGTCACCGAGATCATCCTGAACATCAAGGGTCTCGTCGTCTCCAGCGAGCACGACGAGCCGATCACGGCCTACCTGCGTAAGACCGGCTCCGGCCAGGTCACCGCGGCCGACATCTCGGCTCCGGCCGGGGTGGAGATCCACAACCCGGAGCTGGTCATCGCCACGCTCAACGACAAGGCGAAGTTCGAGGTCGAGCTGACCATCGAGCGTGGGCGCGGCTACGTGTCGGCCACCCAGAACCGCAACGAGTACAGCGAAGCCGGTCAGATCCCGATCGACTCGATCTACTCGCCCGTCCTCAAGGTCACCTACCGTGTCGAGGCCACTCGTGCCGGTGAGCGCACCGACTTCGACCGCCTCGTGGTCGATGTCGAGACCAAGCCGGCGATCAGCCCCCGCGACGCCATCGCTTCGGCCGGTCGCACCCTGACCGAGCTGTTCGGTCTCGCCCGCGAGCTGAACACCGCTGCTGAGGGCATCGAGATCGGCCCCGCGCCGGTCGACGCCGTTCTCAGCTCCGAGCTGTCGATGCCCATCGAGGACCTCGACCTGTCGGTCCGCTCGTACAACTGCCTCAAGCGTGAGGGCATCAACACCGTCAGCGAGCTCGTCTCGCTGTCGGAGACGCAGCTCATGAACATCCGCAACTTCGGTCAGAAGTCGGTGGACGAGGTCAAGGACAAGCTCACCGAGATGGGCCTGTCGCTCAAGGACTCGGTTCCCGGCTTCGACGGCGCGCACTTCTACAGCGGCTACGAAGAAGACGAGACCACCATCTGA
- the rpsK gene encoding 30S ribosomal protein S11 gives MAAPKSAVRKPRKKEKKNIAVGQAHIKSTFNNTIVSITDTTGAVISWASSGGVGFKGSRKSTPFAAQLAAESAARQAQEHGMKKVDVFVKGPGSGRETAIRSLQAAGLEVGSINDVTPQAHNGCRPPKRRRV, from the coding sequence ATGGCAGCACCCAAGTCGGCCGTTCGCAAGCCGCGCAAGAAAGAAAAGAAGAACATCGCGGTGGGCCAGGCCCACATCAAGTCGACGTTCAACAACACCATCGTCTCGATCACCGACACCACCGGTGCGGTCATCAGCTGGGCCTCCTCGGGCGGCGTCGGCTTCAAGGGCTCGCGCAAGTCGACCCCGTTCGCCGCGCAGCTCGCTGCGGAGTCGGCCGCGCGCCAGGCTCAGGAGCACGGCATGAAGAAGGTCGACGTCTTCGTGAAGGGCCCGGGCTCGGGTCGCGAGACGGCGATCCGTTCGCTGCAGGCCGCCGGCCTCGAGGTCGGCTCGATCAACGATGTGACCCCGCAGGCGCACAACGGGTGCCGCCCGCCCAAGCGTCGCCGCGTCTAA
- the rpsM gene encoding 30S ribosomal protein S13 encodes MARLAGVDIPREKRVEVALTYIYGVGRTRALKTLADTSIDGNIRVKDLTDDQLVSLRDYIEGNFKVEGDLRREVAADIRRKVEIGSYEGIRHRKGLPVRGQRTKTNARTRKGPKRTVAGKKKAR; translated from the coding sequence ATGGCACGTCTAGCAGGCGTTGACATCCCGCGCGAGAAGCGCGTGGAAGTCGCACTCACTTACATCTACGGCGTCGGCCGCACGCGGGCTCTGAAGACCCTCGCCGACACCAGCATCGACGGCAACATCCGCGTCAAGGATCTGACCGACGACCAGCTCGTCTCTCTCCGCGACTACATCGAAGGCAACTTCAAGGTTGAAGGTGACCTTCGCCGCGAGGTCGCCGCCGACATCCGCCGCAAGGTCGAGATCGGCAGCTACGAGGGTATCCGCCACCGCAAGGGCCTCCCGGTCCGCGGTCAGCGCACCAAGACCAACGCTCGCACCCGCAAGGGCCCGAAGCGCACCGTGGCCGGCAAGAAGAAGGCTCGCTAG
- the rpmJ gene encoding 50S ribosomal protein L36, whose amino-acid sequence MKVKPSVKKICDKCKVIRRNGRVMVICENPRHKQRQG is encoded by the coding sequence ATGAAGGTCAAGCCTTCCGTCAAGAAGATCTGCGACAAGTGCAAGGTCATCCGTCGCAACGGGCGGGTCATGGTCATCTGCGAGAACCCGCGCCACAAACAGCGCCAGGGCTAG
- the infA gene encoding translation initiation factor IF-1 yields MAKKDGVIEIEGSVVEALPNAMFRVELTNGHKVLAHISGKMRQHYIRILPEDRVIVELSPYDLTRGRIVYRYK; encoded by the coding sequence ATGGCCAAAAAAGACGGTGTCATCGAGATCGAAGGATCTGTTGTCGAAGCTCTGCCCAATGCGATGTTCCGCGTTGAGCTGACGAACGGCCACAAGGTTCTTGCCCACATCTCCGGCAAGATGCGTCAGCACTACATCCGGATCCTCCCCGAGGACCGGGTGATCGTTGAGCTGAGCCCCTACGATCTGACCCGCGGCCGGATCGTCTACCGCTACAAGTAA
- the map gene encoding type I methionyl aminopeptidase encodes MVFRRSLYKSPAQLRLMVAPGLATAASLDAVQSAIAAGRSTLDLDSIAEQAIVARGARPNFKLEQGYHHTICASVNDEVVHGIPGGRILQPGDIVSVDSGAILEGWNGDAARSFVLPDPAHPEVVAQRQTLSNVTEQSLWRGIARLATAAHLNEVGEAVEDYILSQGDYGILTDYIGHGIGRRMHEEPPVFNYRVRAKGPEVRPGLVVAIEPMVVLGGPDTYVKDDGWTVATEDGKAAAHWEHSVAVHKDGIWVLTADDGGAAGLAPLGITPVPIA; translated from the coding sequence TTGGTCTTCCGGCGTTCGCTCTACAAGTCGCCCGCACAACTCCGGTTGATGGTGGCGCCCGGTCTCGCGACCGCGGCCTCGCTCGATGCGGTGCAGTCCGCGATCGCGGCCGGGCGTTCGACACTCGACCTCGACTCGATCGCCGAGCAGGCGATCGTGGCGCGGGGCGCGCGACCCAACTTCAAGCTGGAGCAGGGTTACCACCACACCATTTGCGCATCGGTGAACGACGAGGTCGTGCACGGCATCCCGGGCGGGCGCATCCTGCAGCCCGGTGACATCGTCTCGGTCGACAGCGGCGCCATCCTGGAGGGCTGGAACGGGGACGCAGCGCGCAGTTTCGTGCTGCCCGACCCAGCGCATCCGGAGGTCGTGGCCCAGAGGCAGACCCTCTCGAATGTGACGGAGCAGTCGCTCTGGCGCGGTATCGCCCGACTCGCGACCGCCGCCCACCTCAACGAGGTGGGGGAGGCGGTGGAGGATTACATCCTGTCGCAGGGCGACTACGGCATCCTCACCGACTACATCGGGCACGGCATCGGTCGGCGGATGCACGAGGAACCGCCGGTCTTCAACTACCGCGTGCGCGCGAAAGGCCCCGAGGTGCGCCCCGGGCTCGTAGTGGCGATCGAGCCGATGGTGGTCTTGGGCGGCCCCGACACGTACGTGAAGGACGACGGCTGGACCGTCGCCACCGAAGACGGCAAGGCCGCCGCCCACTGGGAGCACAGCGTGGCCGTGCATAAAGACGGCATCTGGGTGCTCACCGCCGACGATGGCGGTGCTGCCGGCCTCGCACCGCTCGGGATCACCCCCGTGCCGATCGCCTGA
- a CDS encoding adenylate kinase, translating to MTRMLIVGPPGAGKGTQASRITGTYGIPDISTGDIFRANIKNQTPLGVQVKAIVDAGDYVPDSLTNELVKNRIAEEDARAGFLLDGYPRTLEQVHYLDELLHANGQKLEAVIQLVADQEEIVSRLTKRAQEQGRADDSEEAIRHRQQVYLRETSPLVDVYRERGLLIEVDGLGEIDEVAERIKSALTERGILPASERDESVA from the coding sequence ATGACCCGAATGCTGATCGTGGGTCCCCCGGGGGCCGGCAAGGGAACGCAGGCGTCGCGGATCACCGGCACCTACGGCATCCCCGACATCTCCACAGGCGACATCTTCCGCGCGAACATCAAGAACCAGACGCCCCTGGGCGTTCAGGTCAAGGCGATCGTGGATGCGGGCGACTACGTTCCCGACTCGCTCACGAACGAACTCGTCAAGAACCGCATCGCCGAGGAGGACGCCCGAGCAGGCTTCCTGCTCGACGGGTACCCGCGCACGCTGGAGCAGGTGCACTACCTGGACGAGTTGCTGCACGCGAACGGTCAGAAGCTCGAAGCGGTGATCCAGCTGGTCGCCGACCAGGAGGAGATCGTCTCCCGCCTCACCAAGCGTGCTCAGGAACAAGGGCGCGCCGACGACTCGGAGGAGGCCATCCGCCACCGGCAGCAGGTCTACCTGCGCGAGACATCCCCGCTCGTCGACGTCTACCGCGAACGCGGCCTGCTCATCGAGGTCGACGGTCTCGGAGAGATCGATGAGGTCGCCGAGCGGATCAAGTCCGCGCTCACCGAGCGCGGCATCCTGCCTGCCTCCGAGCGCGACGAGTCGGTGGCCTAG
- the secY gene encoding preprotein translocase subunit SecY produces MFSAVARIFRTPDLRRKIAFTLGIIALFRLGSFIPAPFVDFGNVQACLNANQDTSGLYSLVNLFSGGALLKLSIFALGIMPYITASIIVQLLRVVIPRFETLYKEGQAGQAKLTQYTRYLTIALGVLQSTTLITVARSGALFGTTAVSQCTQLITDDSWYAIMLMVITMTAGTGLIMWMGELVTERGIGNGMSLLIFTSIAAQFPSSLWAIEQSQGIETLLIVTAIGLLIVAAVVFVEQSQRRIPVQYAKRMVGRRTYGGNNTYIPIKVNMAGVVPVIFASSLLYLPALIAQFNQPAAGKAPAPWVTWITNYLTKGDHPLYMLLYFLLIVGFTYFYVAITFNPEEVADNMKKYGGFIPGIRAGRPTAEYLDYVLTRVTLPGSIYLGLIALIPLIAFALLGASQNFMFGGTSILIIVGVGLETVKQIDSQLQQRHYEGLLR; encoded by the coding sequence TTGTTTAGCGCCGTCGCGCGGATCTTCCGCACGCCAGATCTTCGCCGGAAGATCGCCTTCACCCTGGGCATCATCGCCCTCTTCCGTCTGGGGTCTTTCATCCCGGCGCCGTTCGTCGATTTCGGCAATGTCCAGGCCTGCCTCAACGCCAACCAGGACACTTCCGGTCTCTACTCGCTCGTCAACCTGTTCTCGGGTGGCGCGCTCCTCAAGCTTTCGATCTTCGCGCTCGGCATCATGCCGTACATCACCGCGTCGATCATCGTGCAGCTGCTGCGCGTGGTCATCCCGCGCTTCGAGACCCTCTACAAAGAGGGCCAGGCCGGCCAGGCCAAGCTCACGCAGTACACCCGCTACCTCACGATCGCGCTCGGCGTCCTGCAGTCGACCACGCTGATCACCGTCGCCCGCAGCGGCGCCCTGTTCGGGACCACGGCGGTCTCGCAGTGCACGCAGCTCATCACGGACGACTCCTGGTACGCGATCATGCTGATGGTCATCACCATGACCGCCGGCACCGGCCTCATCATGTGGATGGGCGAGCTGGTCACCGAGCGCGGCATCGGCAACGGCATGTCCTTGCTGATCTTCACGTCGATCGCGGCGCAGTTCCCGAGCTCCCTGTGGGCCATCGAGCAGTCGCAGGGCATCGAGACGTTATTGATCGTCACCGCGATCGGATTGCTGATCGTCGCGGCCGTGGTCTTCGTCGAACAATCGCAACGGCGCATCCCCGTGCAATATGCGAAACGCATGGTCGGCAGGCGCACGTACGGCGGCAACAACACGTACATCCCCATCAAGGTCAACATGGCCGGTGTGGTGCCCGTGATCTTCGCTTCGTCGCTGCTGTACCTGCCGGCGCTGATCGCCCAGTTCAACCAGCCGGCGGCCGGCAAGGCCCCCGCGCCCTGGGTGACCTGGATCACGAACTACCTCACCAAGGGCGATCACCCGCTCTACATGCTGCTCTACTTCCTCCTCATCGTCGGGTTCACGTACTTCTACGTGGCGATCACCTTCAACCCTGAAGAGGTCGCCGACAACATGAAGAAGTACGGTGGCTTCATCCCGGGCATCCGCGCCGGTCGTCCGACCGCGGAGTACCTCGACTACGTACTGACCCGCGTCACCCTGCCCGGTTCGATCTATCTGGGTTTGATCGCGCTGATCCCGCTCATAGCTTTCGCTCTGCTCGGTGCGAGTCAGAACTTCATGTTCGGTGGCACGTCCATCCTGATCATCGTCGGCGTCGGCCTGGAGACGGTGAAGCAAATCGACTCCCAGCTGCAGCAGCGGCACTACGAGGGGTTGCTGCGATGA